Part of the Nicotiana tabacum cultivar K326 chromosome 20, ASM71507v2, whole genome shotgun sequence genome, AAAGACCATTATACCCCTTCAATTTCCCTTTTAAACGATGTGGGACATCCTATAATCAACACCTTCCCACATGTGTAATTCGATTCTAAAATTCATCTGCGGACTTCAATGCGGatttttttaatagaaataaATACTTCAGAAAACCTAGTAAATCTAATAAGTAATGTTGAACTTTAGAATTACGTGTGAAAGAATCTGAGCATTCGACCAAAACCTTAAAACCGTGAATGGAGTAGTGCAAGACTTTTATAAGCACTTTTACCTCCTATGTGAAACATTATTAATTAGCTAAGGTACCTCAACAAAATTATTGTTCCTCTTTTTCATATCTAATTTGCACAAATGCTTTACTCTGTAACTCTATGGCCATGTAAACAAGTTCATCATGTGTGGCATTCTCAATTAGGTAAAGCACTATGAGCATTATCACATACATGTAACTAATATTATCATAAACTCTTGTCGGTGCATTTAACTTTATGTAATCCAGGATGCCTTTTGCACAGGTTCCTGATCCACCACCTATTTCATATATCTACACCCAAAAGACAGTCAAAATGTAAAGCAAGTGAATGATTGATCAATTAAGtgaaatttaagaagaaaaatagagaaaatgaATATTAATAAGTTCCAATGGACAATAAAAGATTGTATGCAGCTAAGAAGCTACATTCTCTAGGCATTAACGAACTTACTTTCAGTGGAACAGATAGGTTTGTAGTACGCAAAATGGCTTCAGCAATCCCATGAGCATACCAAGGCTGCAGAGAATTCCATATAACATGATTGCGACTAACAGGTAAATTGGAATACAGAATAGTAAATAATAAAAGGCGGTGAAAAAAAAAAACGCATATAGATCAATGTTCTGACTTCTGGTTATTTGAACTAAAGCGcctacaaattaaaaataaagtacTCTGAGGAACATAACACATGAATGCATGACAAGATAGCTAAAGTCCATAACTTGGttaaaaacaagaagaaagacAGAAAAAACTTTCGGTTGTTGGCAATATACAAGAGGAGCTCCTCATATAGGAGTCTAAGCCTATGTAATAAGGTAAGTAACTACTCTGTGCTtacattataataaataattattccaaaTATATCCTAAGAAATAGTCTACATAATTTTCTCACATATAATGAGCAATTACATTTAGAAGCACAAAAGATAGTAATATTACCTTAAAAAGCTCCACTGGAGTAAACCATGAAACATCACTCTGCTTGTAAATCTTATCCAAATGCTTCATGTATGCTTTCCTacctaaaaaaatcaaaaatcatattttccaTCTAAGGAcaactttttctttaattattctaaAATCAAACTATGACGAAACCTCGTAATTGCACTTGAATAGAGCAAGATGGATGCAGATAATTACATAACTGACTCcaactaatttaggattaaggTGTAGTTATTGATTGATTGCACTTCATATTAAGCAGTCAATTTGCTTTACTAAGAACTTAATCCGATTACTACTCAAGAAATGCCAATTAATTCACAAATAGATGAAACAACAGTAAAGTAAAGGAAACGCCAATTACCTTGGAGCTGATTGAACTTAATGCTTCTATCAAGCACTCCAACTGATGCTGATTTCTGGGAGAAATACCCGACATTTGGATCATACAATGCCTTGTGAATAAAATCCCTAACCTTCAAATCAACACGAAACAAACCTTAGccaataaatcaaaaaaaaaaaaaaaactaaagggtgtgtttggtatgccAGAAAAAAGTTTCTTTAAATAATTCCTCTACGAAATCAGAAAGAAATGAGGATTCTTATACCCGACCCAATttgtttgggattgaggcatagttgttgtttttgttgtttaatTCCTCGACGAAATAATTTTCCACTGTTTGTTAACTTGAACACTGAAAATGTGTTTTTCTCCAAAATAAAGTCATTTCGTTTACAAATATGAACATTTTCACTTAATTAGCAAAGTTATTTTGTTTTACAAATATCGTAAGAGTAATgaaatcatttttcaaaatacAAACATTTTCCAGCATAACAATGCACATATACAATATAAACAACAAAAGCAATAAAGGGAATTAGAGAAATTACAAGAATTGGTCTGTCCCCAACAATGTGAGTGGAGTACAAAGCTGAAGAATGCTGACCCAAAAATTCAAAAGGAATCACTGAAGATAAAATTAGgtaaaatttcagaaaaatattaaagaaaagtTTAAGTATAAAGAAAACTACTGTAGAAATGAAGGAAATTTTGTTTACCTCTGGGTTTGTGGAAGAGGGAGAAGAGATTTCGTGAAGAGAACGATAGAGGGGCCATAATAATGGAAGATTAAGAGAGGgttttgttatttcttttcttgagGGTTTAAgaatttgtttatatttttttgtttcttctttcggCTAAAATATAATAGTCTCGTTATTGGATTTTCACATTGGACTCTCTTGCTCGGATTACAATTGGTAATTAAAAAGTCCcagttttaaaaataattaaatttagccacataaaatttgaataaaaatacTGCTAAAAATATTCCATCATAATATGGTGGAGTTCGAATATTTTACATATGAGCTTCCATCATAATATGTTGTAATTTTATAATGTGCTAAAGTTTagaatatgctggaagtttatatgcaggagctctcgtatattatgttggaattttttgtgtcctggagttccaacaaaatatgctggaagtttatacacatAAGCTCTAGAAATCTCGCATATTATGCTCGAACTTTTTGTATTTCAGCAAAATAATAgttatttttaatgattttacaAATACTGTTATTTTTTAATTACTAATCCAAAAAATGACCAGCTTGTGCTATTTTGATTCTTACTCCAGGAGATATCAACCAGCCATCTAAACTTGTTCCAAGTGTCAAAGGCATGACGGCGTGACAGACCACTAAATATATATTcttaattttcaaaattaaaactcGAGACTTCTTTATGAAATACTAAAAACTTTTACTATGTTACCACATCCTCCGAGgttgaatttcttaagtttgttTGGAGGTTAATAAAATCTATAATTTCGTACCATTTCAAAGCTGAAACATATGACTTACAAACCTCTTGAATGTTGTAACTAATTAATTCTTAATTTTCTTACAAGATCTTGGTGcaattcttttgaaaaaaaaatatttagttgtTTATTAAAAGGAGCATGAGGCcatattagaaagaaaaaaaaaagagttaaattAATCATACAATCCTACAAATGCATTTGAGGATGGCTTAGCCGTTAATGAAATGGGTGGAAAAAAAGAATATTAGGTAATCTTTTTATTTAAGTCTTAACATGTATAAGATAAGTATGCTAAAAATAGCAGGTATCAAATAGAATAATTGATATATGCGCGAGctaatttgaattaaaaatataaaaaaatataaaaaaaaaaaaaaaggaaaaacttcACAACCCCACAACTGGAAACTATGGAGATCTATTATTGGAAAAAGTAGCTTGAGTTTTCTCCAATTTTGAGCCCAAAATCAACTAATCGATGATGAGGTCCATTTCAACCGACCCATGTGTAGATAAACCCGTCTACATCCTGTCCTGTCTATTTCATTGGCCCTAATCATTAATCAAAGCCACATTTTTTATAATTCAACTTAGATTATTTTTAACTTAAGCATAAGTTTAAgggttttttttttgggtaagcAATGATGGTTCAATTAACTACTACTATGAGATTATAATTAATAGAAACTAGTTGTGTCCCAATAAGTATTTgaagtgttaaagaaaattttgtttactgtaaattttaatattttacacCAGAAATGTTGTCATATGCATTAACTCTCTTATTTAAAAAGTTAAAACTTTGTTTACTTTTAGAAATGGATGAAATACTTTATAAGATTAACCAGCTCCAACAGAGAattgaatttcagattttgaggCTTTGACGCCTCGCCCTTTTCAATTAGGTCAACCTCATTAGCCATAATTAACAAtccattttcttcttcttaaaaAGATAAGCAATTAAAGCTTCCTAGCAAAAGCAACAAAATAATTCTCGCGTTCACTTTTACTTATCtactatactaaaaatatattttcatttttacttgttcaTTATACTAAATCAAGAGAAAGATAATATTTTTTTCCTTGTTTTACCATTATTATTAACTACTCATTCCCCAAATCACTTTCCAAGACTTTTGAaaatgctatcattattatggataaaattataaaatacatacttcatttatttttcttaaatgagTACAAAGTCAAAAATGGACAACCAAAAGTGAATAGAGGGAGTGCTCTATTATTTAGTCTAATGTGATGAtccgccatgtcatcatgccacataggcgcCATTTGACATATgttaatgccatgtggaagcttacataagaagaagactagcatttgtgagaagattctagaaagatatggacatttccttaggaagaacctagatccttatggatttgctaagaaagtccttggaatcttctagacttgtagagaattctagagaaagcccttatcttgtaaatatcaaagatttgtatatataattaatatttacacactagcccctaggagactagtatataaaggggccACTCATTTGTAATTtaccaagcaaacaattcaagttctatctaatacaaagcttcatttaacaattctcttgtgttcattcttccattctcttagcgatcttgagtgtagtaaggctgacttgacatagcaagaacgtgagcaagttgtgcaagattgTGAGAGAGTTGTCAAGtaccgcacgtgtacttagttaacagcTAAGTAcatgacaacgtggtatcagagcgaagGTTTCATCTAAGGGAATGGCGAACGACGGAGAAATTAACGCTGCCAACACCTAAGCAAACGTCATCCAAGATGTTGCTGGCCGGAGCGGCCATAGCAAAAAGAGGAATGCCACCAACAAGAGTCAGGAGGTGCCACCTCGGGTTGTGTCAAATGAAGGGCTTGCATCCCAAGAACCATCTGTCACTGAGGCGAGCGAGGATGAAGTAGAGGTCCTTCTAGAGGACATCTCGCTCGATAAAGAttgggtgatgaagatgaacgcGGGGATGGACGTTGTGGAGATCTTTGGCCAAcgcttggggaaggtggaaggcacccttaacgttcttgaggggcactcttgaagagattgagagtatccgaaatgacttggagggacgtaCACAAACTAGgatggaactaaggcaaaccatcacttccttagagtgcagactcatggaggctttgagtactatcgatgcaataaaggcaaagatagagtcactcgaggagcATGTCAATGCTGACGTGACCGAGGTAGCCAGCAATGTTGTGGtgacgagggaggccaagatcgaggctcccaaaccctcggtgttcaaaggtgtttgtgatgcacaagaagtggaaaacttcctttggcacttggagaactacttcaggcaCGGAAAAGTGAGGGATGACGAGGCCAAGATCAATATTGCGGTGTTGTACCTCTCAGAGACTGTcatgctatggtggagaaggaagatAGATGACGTGGATAAAGGTCTATGTACTATTAGCACATGGGATCAGTTCAAAGCGGAGTTCAAGCGACATttctttccaaacaatgtcttgtacgaGGCAAGGCGCAAGCTTAGGGAATTGAAGCAAACATGGAGCATGCGTAACTATGTCAAAAAGTTCACTACCCTTGtgcttcaaatccccaacctTACCAATGATGACTTAttgttccacttcatggacgggttgcaaaattgggctaagcAGGAGTTGCAATGCCGACAAGTCACTGATATAGACTATGCCATATTGGAGGCTgaatcattgatggatttcaGGCATGACAAGCACGACAAAGGCAATGGCAAGAAATCAAAGGTTAACAATGTCAAATGTGGGGGAGACCGTGGCAAAGgcaaggagatacaacaacaatactccaAGACTCAAGATTTCAAAAAGTCGAGTGGCCGTTAGGGCTACGCTGAGAAGAAGGCACATGTCGAGAAGAAGGGATGTTATATATGCGAAGGACCATATGGCTTCAAGAATTGTCCTAACCTCAAGAGCCTTAGTGCCATGGTACGTGAGCGGAAGGAGCAGCCACAAGGAGAGAGTTTGGGAACCACACAGTTGGGTATGATTAGATTATGTGGTATTGTCATGAATCAAGCTATCCAACCTACCAATAATAGCAATCAGTACGTGGATCTCACTATCAACAACAAGCCCGTTCGTGCAATGGTGGatactggagcaactcataatttcgtgactgaggctgccgcagagagactagaattgaagcttgctccaaccaactctCGCGTCAAGATCGTGAATGCCGAGATACAGAATGCTCGTGGGGTAGCTAATGaagttggtgtcaaattgggaacttggaaaggtatgacaaatTTTACTGTAAccgctatggatatctttgatatcatactggggcaagagttctttagacattgtcatactttaATCGACCCTACCTCCAACGTCTCTTGCTTATGGAATGGGAAGGAGCTCGCATGGTACCTACAGTGACTATGCCACATGGACAAATCCAAGCACAACTCTCAGCTATGCAGgttgtcaaggggatcaagaagggggGGGGGCAACGTTCGTGGCAACCATTGCAAGTCTAGAGGAAGACAAGAATTTTCAAGAGACAGTGCCGCCTTGCATAGAGAAGTTGCTCGAGAAGAACAAATATGTCATGCCATAGGAGTTACCTAAGCACTTGCCGCCTAGgcgagaggtggatcacaagattgagttggagccaggggctaagccacccgcattttccctatatcgtatggcaccgccaAGCTGGAGGAGCTCAAGAAACAATTGAAAGAGTTGCTGGATGTTGGTCATATTTGCCTATCAAAGGCACCTTTCGGCGTACCGAtattgttccagaagaagaaggatggatcgatgcgcctgtgcatagactaccgagcacttaataagATTACAGGgaagaataagtacccgatcCCACTCATTGCTGATTTGTTTgatagacttgggcaagccaagtactttaccaaggtggatcttcgaaagggctactaccaggttcGCATTACGGAAGGGGATGAGCCAAAGACAGCATGTGTGATgagatatggagcctttgagtggttggtgatgcccttcggcttaaccaatgcaccggccacattttgcacccttatgaacaagatttttcatccttatcttgatcagttcgtggtagtctacctagCAACTCCTTGGAGGAACACATggagcacttaaggaaggttttccaagtcttgcgGGAGAACGAGCTATACATCAAGAGAGAGAAGTGCGAGTTTTcacaatcaaaggtgcacttcttgggccatgtcattagcaatggcAAGCTACGCATGAATGAGGATAAGGTACATGCTATCCAGGAGTGGGAGACACTCATAAAGGTAACTGCATTGAGATCCTTCCTTGTccttgttaactactatcgtcggttcatcagTGGATACTCAGCAAAGGCCGCACTGTTGACtaagttgctaaagaagaacaagccatgggtttggaTGGAGCATTATCAAAAGGCGTTTGAATGCCTCAAGGCATCTGTAAcagaggagccagtcttggcATTACCTGACTTTGCCAAGACATTTGAGGTGCACATAGATGCCTCAGACTTCGCCATTGAGGGTGTTTTGATGCAGGATAAGCATCTCATAACATTTGAGAGCCGCAAGTTAAATGAGATGGAGCGGCGTTACACAATGCAAGAGAAGGAAATGACTGCCATTGTACATTGCCTTCGTACATGGAGACATTATCTGCTCGGGTCGAGGTTTGTGGTCAAGATTGATAATGTGGCTACTAGCTACTCTTAGACATTGAAGAAGATCACACCAAAACAGGCTAGGTGGCAAGATTTCTTAGCCGAGTTTGATTATGCACTGGAGTATAAGCCGGGAAAAGGTAATattgtagccgatgccttgagccggaaAGCCGATCTTGCTGCAATCACTTCAGCGAGATGGGACATTTGGGAGActataaaagaaggcatgcaaCATGATCCAGCAGCCAAACATCTTATCGAGTTTATGCAGCAGCATTGCGCCGCGGTTATCGTAATattgggtgggggagagtgtgatgacccgccatgtcatcatgccacataggcgtcatttgacatatattaatgccatatggaagcttacataagaagaaggctagcatttgtgagaagattctagaaatGTATGGatggacatttccttaggaagaacctaAATCCTTATAGATTTGCTaagaaagtccttggaatctttagacttgtagagaattctagagaaagcccttatcttgtaaatatcaaggacttgtataataattaatatttatacactagtccctaggagactagtatataaagggggccacTCATTTGTAATTtaccaagcaaacaattcaagttctctctaatacaaagcttcttttaacaattctattgtgttctttcttccattctcttagcgatcttgagtgtagtaaggctgacttgacatagcaagaacgtgagcaagttgtgcaagatcgtgagcgagttgtcaagtacCGCATGTGTACTTAGTTAACAGCTAAGGACGTGACACTAATCTGCACAAGCTTTGTTTTACAAAGTTCTGTTGGTGGAAAAAATACGGTGCCCGATAAAATAATTAAGGTGCATACAAGTTGACCCGAACATCACTATCATATAGGAAGAATTAAAATAATTAACAGTAGCATTACAATattatcatattttcttctttgtCTCGTGTCAAATTGTAGGCAAATAGAAGGGATTGAAGCCTCAAACTCtatactacaacaacaataatata contains:
- the LOC142174620 gene encoding putative mitochondrial protein AtMg00860; the encoded protein is MEHLRKVFQVLRENELYIKREKCEFSQSKVHFLGHVISNGKLRMNEDKVHAIQEWETLIKVTALRSFLVLVNYYRRFISGYSAKAALLTKLLKKNKPWVWMEHYQKAFECLKASVTEEPVLALPDFAKTFEVHIDASDFAIEGVLMQDKHLITFESRKLNEMERRYTMQEKEMTAITLKKITPKQARWQDFLAEFDYALEYKPGKGNIVADALSRKADLAAITSARWDIWETIKEGMQHDPAAKHLIEFMQQHCAAVIANRRD